The Bartonella grahamii subsp. shimonis region AGACTCCCGGAATACTCATGCGAGGGCGCTCGCAACCGGCGGGGAAAAATGCAATCTCAAAATCTTAATATTGATCTTTTTATTGGCAAAATTATTGGCAAAAAAATTCGTTTGAAACGAAAAATGTTGAAAATGTCTCAAAAAACATTAGGTCAACATTTAGGTGTCACTTTCCAACAAATCCAGAAATATGAAAACGGCTTAAATCGTGTAAGCGCGGGGCGTTTAATGCAAATTTCCGATATCCTCAATGTTCCGATTGCCTTTTTCTATGCCGATATCTTAACAAAACAACAGCCCCCATATCATCATGATGAAATCGCATCAAGCACAGAGGAATATCTGCTGCTCAAAAGATTTAGAACGCTCACAACAGTAAAAAAGAACGCCATTTTACAGCTCATCTCTGATGAAAATGCAAGCTAACACCACATGGATAGCGCGCTATTCATAAGCATTCATACGTATTTTAAAAAGCAACCTCCATTGCAAGCATTTTTTCATTTTAGGGAGAAGAAGCCCTTCATATAATAAAAAATAAGCATCTTGACACACGATAACCCTTCATCATTATTATTTTTAACAGGACTGTTTTAAATAGTCTGGCTCTTGTCAACGTATATGCTATTTGTGTGAACTTAGCCAAACCTACCTTAACTAAGACAAAAAACTGAAAGATAAAAATAATATAGAAATGAGATTCTTATACTACAGCTTGTAATGATGAAAGAAAAATGTGAAAATTCTGATCGGTAATGAGGAGGAAATACCATGATCAAGAGAAGCATTAAGCTGCTTATCTTAAGCGTGATTGGGCTTGCAAGTTCTGCTATCAATTCAGCTGGAAACACTGAAGAATTCTCAAATTTTGAAAGCTCTCTCAATACGATTCAAGACGCTTCAAACACACAAGAACCTTTTCAGCCCTTAAAAGCTGGAGACTATGACAAAGCCTATGACTATTACATCCAAGGTTATTATTTAAAAGCTTTTCGTGAAGCACTCCGACGTGCTGAAAAAAATGACCCTTTTGCACAAACTCTTCTTGCCCGAATTTATATGGAAGGATGTGCTGTTCCTATTGACGGTGCGCGTGCTGCTTTATGGTTTGAACGCGCCGCAAAACAGGGGGAACCCCAAGCACAACTACGCTATGGACTTATGTTGTTTGATGGTCACTTTATAAAACAAAATCAAAAACTTGGTGAACAGTTTATTCAAAAAGCTGTCAATGCAGGCGTCAAGGAAGCCTATTTTTATTACGGACAACTGCTTCTTTATAAAGCCGCACAGGAAAAACAAGCTCTCCCTGGTGTTTCTTCCCAAAGTCGTGAAAATGAAGCCATCGAGCAAGCCTTAAAATTGTACTTAAAAGGGGCTGCTCTTGGAGATGCTGAAGCTGCTTTTTCTGCTGCAAAAATTCTTTCCTTAGGCACGTTAAAACGACCAAAGGATGATCGCAATGCCCGCAAGCTCATGGAGGTAGCGGCTCAAAACAACCACTTAAAAGCTCAACTTCATTTAGCACAATGGCTTATACAGGGGCGTGGAGGAGAAACAGATTTTCACCGTGCTTTTCATTTACTTCAAAGAAATGCCATTAAAATGGTCGCACCAGCACAGATTTCCCTTGCAAGGCTTTATCGAGATGGCACAGGAACAAAAGGCGATATGATAATGGCAGCAGCATGGTATATACTCGCAAAGGAAGCAAAAATGCAAGCCCCTGATCTTGAAATAATGCTCCAAGGCATGGACAAGACACAACTGGAAAAAGCCCACAAAGAAGCAATAAAGCTCCTTCCTGTTTTTTAAAATACTACCCTCTGCTTCAAAGAGATAAAATTTATAGAAATTCCGGGAGTTTTTGCACTGTCCAGGGGCGATAAGCCCTAAAAGCAAAAAGGCTGATTTGAGTTCAGTATTTTCAAGCTCCCGGAATACCTACGCGAGGGCGCTCGCACCCGGCGGGGGGAGGGGAATGCAAACCAAAGATCTTTATAACGACATTGCCATTGGCAAAGAAAGCACACTTGTATCATTTGCTTAAGCAAACAATATCCAATAAGCAAAAGAACTAGGCTATCGCGCAAATTCCAAAAGCTCTATTTTTTCATTCTTTTTGCTTGGATGAAAAACACGCCAACTCTCATTAAAAAACTATTTTTTATTGCCAATCTTCTGAAATTGCTTTATGAATTGAAAGGTGTTTTGGTCGTATACGCAACGACCAATAGGGATCTAAAAACCCGAAACCTCGTACATAATTTATCCCGCTTTGCGGATATCCCGGAATTCCGGGAGATTTTGCTATGTCCAGGTGCTTCTCAGCACTAAAAGCAAAAAGCTGATTCGAGGTCAGTGTTTTTAGACTCCCGGAATACCAACGCGAGGGCGCTCGCACCCGGTGGGGGGCTTTAAAATGCAAAGTAAAAATCCTCATATTGATCTTTTTGTAGGCAAAAAAATTCGTTTTAGACGAAAAATGCTAAAAATGTCTCAAAAAACATTAGGTCAACATTTAGGTGTCACTTTCCAACAAATCCAGAAATATGAAAACGGCTTAAATCGTGTAAGCGCGGGGCGTTTAATGCAAATTTCCGATATCCTCAATGTTCCGATTGCCTTTTTCTATGCCGATATCTTAACAAAACAACAGCCCCCATATCATCATGATGAAATCGCATCAAGCACAGAAGAATACCTGCTTTTAAAAAGATTTAGAGTTTTACCAACAGTAAAAAAGAAAGCCATTTTACAGCTCATCTCTGATGAAAATGCAAGCTAACACCACATGGATAGCACACACCACGCTTTATTCAAAGCCTCCCTTCCCCCTCGTAAATGCTTTATTGCTTGAATGCAAAACACGCCAACCCTCTGTTTTAAGAAACGACACGTTAAGAGACACTATTTTAATTTTTATTGCCAATCTTCTGAAATTACTTTATGAATTAAAAGATGTTTTGGTCGCATACGCAACGACCAATAGGGCTCTAAAACCCGAAAACCCGAAAACTCAAACATGAATTTACCCCACTTTGTGGGTATCCCGGAATTCCGGGAGATTTTGCTATGTCCAGGTGCTTCTCAGCGCTAAAAGCAAAAAGGCTGATTCGGATTCAGTATTTTCAAGCTCCCGGAATACCAACGCGAGGGCGCTCGCAACCGGCGGGGGGCTTTAAAATGCAAAGTAAAAATCCTCATATTGATCTTTTTGTAGGCAAAAAAATTCGTTTTAGACGAAAAATGTTGAAAATGTCTCAAAAAACATTAGGTCAACATTTAGGTGTCACTTTCCAACAAATCCAGAAATATGAAAACGGCTTAAATCGTGTCAGCGCAGGGCGTTTAAAAGAAATTTCCGATATCCTCAATGTTCCGATTGCCTTTTTCTATGCCGATATCTTAACAAAACAACAGCTTCCATATCATCATGATGAAATCATCTCCAGCACAGAAGAATATCTGCTGCTCAAAAGATTTAGAACGCTTACCTCGATTAAACAAAGAGCCATTTTACAGCTCATCTCGGATGAGAATACAAGCTAACACCACATGGATAGCACACACCACGCTCTATTCAAAACCTCCCTTCCCCCTCGTAAATGCTTTATTGCTTGAATGCAAAACACGCCAACCCTCTGTTTTAAGAAACGACACGTTAAGAGACACTATTTTAATTTTTATTGCCAATCTTCTGAAATTACTTTATGAATTAAAAGGTGTTTTGGTCGCATACGCAACGACCAATAGGGCCTTGAAAACCCTATAATCCGAACGCGAAAATAAACCCACCCCTGTGGGTATCCCGGAATTCCGGGAGATTTTGCTATGTCCAGGTGCTTCTCAGCGCTAAAAGCAAAAAGGCTGATTCGGATTCAGTATTTTCAAGCTCCCGGAATACCAACGCGAGGGCGCTCGCACCCGGTGGGGGGCTTTAAAATGCAAAGTAAAAATCCTCATATTGATCTTTTTGTAGGCAAAAAAATTCGTTTTAGACGAAAAATGTTGAAAATGTCTCAAAAAACATTAGGTCAACATTTAGGTGTCACCTTCCAACAAATTCAAAAATATGAAAACGGCTTAAATCGTGTAAGCGCGGGGCGTTTAATGCAAATTTCCGATATCCTCAATGTTTCGATTTCCTTTTTTTATGCGGATATCATCACAAAACAACAGTCCCCATACCACCATGATGAAATCATCTCCAGCACAGAAGAATACCTGCTTTTAAAAAGATTTAGAGTTTTACCAACGGTAAAAAAGAAAGCCATTTTACAGCTCATCGCTGATCAAAATGAAAACTTTTAACATTATGATATAGGGCGCTACACTCTCTGTTCTTAACTTGCCTCCCACACCTCAAAGGACAGAAGTCCCTTCCCTATCCAGTTGGTAAACAATCCGTCTTCTCAAAACAGAACGCTTTTAGCTTCCCATTTCATGTGGTTCATTTCACAAGATTATCCGGACAAGCCCCCCTCATATATTCACCACATATTCTCATAAAAATATCACATGTGCAAAGTTTGATGCCTTACAGCACCACACCTCAAACGATAGTATTTTACAGCAAACAGAATAAGCATTCATGCGTATTTTAAAAAAGATAGCCCTCAAAAAGCAATGCTTGAAAATTTTTTTGGTCAATCTGGAACAGCACCTAACGCATCATTTTATAATGGTGACAGAGGACGTGATCTTAACATGCAAACGCAAAAAATTGCTTTTTTATCACAATCACCAAAAGCAGCTGTTTATTAAAATATACGCCACAAGAAGCACTTCAAGCAACCTTTACAGCTGAAACCATTATTCATTGATTAATTAACCGATTGATTAGATACCGATATGTTGTTAAGTAGCTATAGGTAAAGTTGCTCTTAATTTCTGGAATAGGAGCTTCGCAAAAAAGAGCAACAATAAGTAAGGGGAATTAACGATGTTAAAATATTTATTGCTGTCACCGGTTGTGTTGGTGGCAGGTTGCGCATCTGTAGGCAATTATTCATCAAATTATGTTGATCA contains the following coding sequences:
- a CDS encoding helix-turn-helix transcriptional regulator is translated as MQSKNPHIDLFVGKKIRFRRKMLKMSQKTLGQHLGVTFQQIQKYENGLNRVSAGRLMQISDILNVPIAFFYADILTKQQPPYHHDEIASSTEEYLLLKRFRVLPTVKKKAILQLISDENAS
- a CDS encoding helix-turn-helix transcriptional regulator, translated to MQSKNPHIDLFVGKKIRFRRKMLKMSQKTLGQHLGVTFQQIQKYENGLNRVSAGRLMQISDILNVSISFFYADIITKQQSPYHHDEIISSTEEYLLLKRFRVLPTVKKKAILQLIADQNENF
- a CDS encoding helix-turn-helix domain-containing protein, producing MQSKNPHIDLFVGKKIRFRRKMLKMSQKTLGQHLGVTFQQIQKYENGLNRVSAGRLKEISDILNVPIAFFYADILTKQQLPYHHDEIISSTEEYLLLKRFRTLTSIKQRAILQLISDENTS
- a CDS encoding helix-turn-helix transcriptional regulator — its product is MQSQNLNIDLFIGKIIGKKIRLKRKMLKMSQKTLGQHLGVTFQQIQKYENGLNRVSAGRLMQISDILNVPIAFFYADILTKQQPPYHHDEIASSTEEYLLLKRFRTLTTVKKNAILQLISDENAS
- a CDS encoding tetratricopeptide repeat protein; the encoded protein is MIKRSIKLLILSVIGLASSAINSAGNTEEFSNFESSLNTIQDASNTQEPFQPLKAGDYDKAYDYYIQGYYLKAFREALRRAEKNDPFAQTLLARIYMEGCAVPIDGARAALWFERAAKQGEPQAQLRYGLMLFDGHFIKQNQKLGEQFIQKAVNAGVKEAYFYYGQLLLYKAAQEKQALPGVSSQSRENEAIEQALKLYLKGAALGDAEAAFSAAKILSLGTLKRPKDDRNARKLMEVAAQNNHLKAQLHLAQWLIQGRGGETDFHRAFHLLQRNAIKMVAPAQISLARLYRDGTGTKGDMIMAAAWYILAKEAKMQAPDLEIMLQGMDKTQLEKAHKEAIKLLPVF